The Candidatus Omnitrophota bacterium genome window below encodes:
- the rsmD gene encoding 16S rRNA (guanine(966)-N(2))-methyltransferase RsmD gives MKILSGTLKGRNFFMPNEIRPTPDKVRKAVFDILGHDLSGLTFLELFAGSGSVGFEAISNGVKQAVLVEGSIRCCAIISDNITALKIKTYDEKGFFCQVMNADCFAAIEQLQAQKKLFDIVFADPPYNVELAKKTLKTLSACDILQRNCFVIIQHDKKESLPESEGRFLIIKQKKYGTSCLSVYQGQ, from the coding sequence ATGAAAATCCTAAGCGGAACATTAAAAGGGCGCAACTTCTTCATGCCCAATGAAATTCGCCCAACACCCGACAAAGTGCGTAAGGCGGTCTTTGATATTTTAGGCCATGACCTTTCGGGTTTAACTTTCCTGGAGCTTTTTGCCGGTAGCGGGTCGGTTGGTTTTGAGGCGATCTCCAATGGCGTTAAGCAGGCTGTTTTAGTAGAGGGAAGTATTCGCTGCTGCGCGATCATCAGCGATAATATAACTGCCTTAAAGATAAAGACTTATGACGAGAAGGGTTTTTTTTGCCAGGTGATGAACGCGGATTGCTTTGCGGCGATCGAGCAACTGCAGGCGCAGAAAAAACTTTTCGATATTGTCTTCGCCGATCCGCCGTATAACGTGGAGCTGGCAAAAAAAACCTTGAAAACCCTAAGTGCCTGTGATATATTACAGCGCAATTGTTTCGTAATAATCCAACATGACAAAAAGGAATCTCTACCTGAATCAGAAGGTAGATTTCTTATTATAAAGCAAAAAAAATACGGCACATCTTGCCTATCCGTTTATCAAGGACAATAA
- the coaD gene encoding pantetheine-phosphate adenylyltransferase gives MSRRAIYPGSFDPVTYGHIDLIKRATQIFDEVIVGVAHNLHKKPLFSLEERLELLKAATRGIKRIHVEVFDGLVVDYAHSKKINVIIRGLRMISDFEYEFQMALTNRRLADDVETVFLMPSEGYSYLSSTLLKEAAALGADVTSFVPSFVAKKLKERLRK, from the coding sequence ATGAGTCGAAGAGCGATCTATCCGGGCAGTTTTGACCCTGTTACCTATGGCCATATTGATCTTATCAAGCGCGCAACTCAGATCTTTGACGAAGTTATTGTGGGCGTTGCGCACAATCTTCACAAAAAGCCGCTTTTTTCCCTCGAGGAACGCCTGGAGCTTTTAAAGGCCGCTACCCGCGGTATTAAGCGCATTCATGTTGAAGTTTTTGACGGCTTGGTGGTGGATTACGCGCATTCCAAGAAAATTAATGTGATCATTCGGGGTTTACGGATGATCTCAGATTTTGAGTATGAATTTCAGATGGCGTTGACCAATCGAAGATTAGCCGATGATGTTGAAACTGTTTTCTTGATGCCCTCAGAAGGGTATTCGTATCTTTCCTCAACGCTTTTAAAAGAGGCCGCGGCTTTAGGCGCGGATGTGACCAGCTTTGTCCCGTCATTTGTGGCCAAAAAGCTTAAAGAACGTCTACGAAAATGA
- a CDS encoding DUF177 domain-containing protein yields the protein MKIKVRDISASGIEIVKDIWPKDLGLDENDFRSTAPLKILLDASRVGDTVLAKTIVQGTFSHTCVRCLEPVEFTRDEEYSFDYPVSTNMDTLDIGEDIRQELILGLPVQILCQDDCRGLCTKCGVNLNKEQCKCSK from the coding sequence ATGAAAATTAAAGTCCGGGACATTTCAGCGTCCGGCATTGAGATCGTAAAAGATATTTGGCCGAAAGACTTAGGATTAGATGAGAATGATTTTCGGTCGACGGCGCCTTTAAAAATTCTGCTGGACGCCTCTCGTGTGGGCGATACGGTTTTAGCAAAAACGATCGTTCAGGGAACATTTTCGCATACGTGCGTTCGTTGTCTTGAGCCGGTGGAATTTACAAGAGACGAAGAGTATTCGTTCGATTATCCGGTTTCAACGAATATGGACACTTTGGATATCGGGGAAGATATCCGGCAGGAATTGATCTTAGGATTGCCGGTGCAAATTTTATGCCAAGATGATTGTCGTGGGCTTTGCACAAAGTGCGGAGTGAATTTAAATAAAGAGCAGTGTAAGTGCTCAAAATAG
- the rpmF gene encoding 50S ribosomal protein L32 yields the protein MPLPKRQHSKQRGRKRRTHWKIRVPGFSVCSQCKKPILPHRVCPFCGAYKGQQIVEVAVKADKKKKKG from the coding sequence ATGCCATTACCAAAGAGACAGCATTCCAAACAGCGCGGGCGTAAACGCCGTACACATTGGAAGATCCGGGTTCCGGGTTTTAGCGTTTGCTCGCAGTGCAAGAAACCCATTTTGCCTCATCGCGTTTGCCCGTTTTGCGGCGCGTACAAAGGCCAGCAGATCGTCGAAGTTGCGGTAAAAGCGGACAAGAAAAAGAAAAAAGGCTAG